DNA sequence from the Cucumis melo cultivar AY chromosome 6, USDA_Cmelo_AY_1.0, whole genome shotgun sequence genome:
CTTTATGTATTATTATGAAATGGAAATGTTGGATAAAAGAAAGTCATCTAGCATGGATTCTACTAATAGTTTTTCTGGGTTTGCAAATATTTGAGGGATAAGTGATCAGATATTAAATGAATTCTTGACCTAGAATATAATGTTACAAAATCTTTAAAGCTCTTACTAATAAATAGAGTTCTTGTTTGTGGGTGCTCCACTTTTGTCTTGCTTCCGGTTTCTCACTATAATACTTAATTGGGTGAGTGTGTTGATATCAAACCGCTCCTAACCTATATCCATGAGCATCAGCCGCCACTTCAAACAGTTGAGAGAAATTCGATAGAGTAAAAACGAGTGTGTTAGACGGCCTATCTTTTAAAAGCATAAAACTTTGAGTTTGGGGGTTAGACAatgaaaatttttctttctttgaacaTTCCATTAGTGAGGATGTTATAATACTAAATTTCTTATGAATTTTGTGTAGAAAGAAGCAGGTCCAAAAAAACTTTGTAAgtcttttactattttatatTGGATCCAGTCTTTTATTGCCTAAATTTTGTTGGGTCTACGAATATTCCAAATTCATTAATTATAAAACccaaaaaatatatttctttaacTAAGAAAGAACacttcttaaattttttttttctgggaGCGTTTTAAAATGTTTATGCAAGTGAGAAAGATGTTTGTCATAAGTAGTGCCATAAACTAAAATGTCGTCAAAATAGACTAATAAGAATTTATTAAAGCAAGAACGTACAAAGAGGCCCTCAGTAGTCTTGAATGTCGTTTTTCATTCATCTCCTAGTCGGATTCATATTTGGTGGTACCCGCTTTTTAAGTCGATCTTGGAGAAAAATTTTGCCCCTTCAAATTGATCAAATAGGTCAGACATCCTTAGATTGGGGAAGCAGTATTTGACTTTAATTTTTTCGATGGTACGATTGTCTACGCACATCCTCCTTTGTCTTTCTTAGGAGTTAAGAGAATGGGCACGACGCAAGGACTTTAGTTTGGTCTAATATGTCCTTTTGTCTAAAAGTTCATTCCTTATTCTTCCAGAATTTCATATTCTCTTGGACTCATTATGTAGTGAGTAGATTTGGAAGCATTTAATTCAGAATgagatcaatattatattgtGTTGGATATCTCTCAATGGTGGCAAATTAGTGGGAGTTTCTAACATTTGGTGAAATTATTCTAGCAACATTTTGATGTGCTTGTTTTTTGCAAGAACGAAGTTGATACTTGATCTTTTACTATCAGAGCCCAAACTTCCTTGTCTTCCTTGTCAATTATCCTTCCACTTTCTTTGATGAAAACTAGttgcttctttatttcttttttgttcttgtAACCCACTTTATTTGTTGGGCTCATAGAAGGTAAAAGCTTTACCTTTTGTCCCATCCAAGTGAATTCATaagtgttttctttttctcgatGTAAATGCTTGTTAGTCATATTGTCAAGGTCGTGCTAATGAAATATGACAAGCATCCATATCAAGAACATCACAAAGGATTTGATCTTTATAGAAATTACTAAGAGAAAGAGGGATCTTGCAAGTTGAACTTATCTGCACTTCACTGCTTTTCTTGATCCAACTAACTTTGTAAAGATGCAGATGTGGATCGAGCTTGAGATTAAGTGCTTGCACAAGCTTTTGAGAAGACAATGTTTTCGCTACTCCCATTATCAATAATTATACATTGTAAACTTTGCCATTGATTGTGCAAAGTATTCAGAATAATGAGTGTCGTGGGTCAGTCTCAGTCTTTAGTGTGAGTAGAATTCATTGAATTACATAAGAAAGTTGCTCCCCCTTGTTCGATGGCAATTTGTTCACATCTTCTTCGAAATTTGGCGCCGTCTCGTCTTCTTGGCTTTCTTTTCTCTCAACATATGCTAGTGTCTTCCGTTGTGAGCATTGATTAGATAAGCGCCCCTTCTAGTTGCACCGATAGCAAAACCTAAGATTTGATCTTTAGTAAGTATTGGGTCCTCCATTCTTGTTCAGAGGTTCTTGGATCCTTGGACTTTGATTGGCTTTGGGAGGTTGAACGTCTTTAATCTTTGAAACTTGACCTTGTTTGTTGTTTTCGAAGTTCTTTCATTGATACGGAGTGAATGGTTTGTCCCACTGACTCATTTTGGTTCCACTGTTTCTTTGCTTTTTACCCTACATTAGTTCACCTTTGTAAGTCATTGAAATGGCAGCTGACAACATGACTATGGATCACGAGTCAAAATTTTCTTGTATGTCGTCCTTGAGGCCATGAACAAGTCGAGCTCGTTGGTAGTTCCCATCTCTTTCGTTCAAGTCCTAGCACTTAAATGATGGAGTTTCTCATGTTTTGTCAAAGACTTGAATACTCAATTCAAGCTTGGTACCTTCTCCAATTTAATGATCTTTAGGTGTTTCCATCAGTTTCAATTATTGTTCCTTATTTTACACAATTATTCGCTATTATACAAGTATTTTTGGTGCGATATGTAAGTTTGATTCATTTATATCCAACATTTATATTCATTACTCAATCTTGTACATGACGCTCGAAAATTGAAGTAGCAAATTCTCTCCCCTGGAGAAATCGATGTTTTGGAACAAAAATTTCTAGGGAAACCGTTTCAAGTACTGTGACCGTAGCATTTGCTAGCTTTTTACCATTCCATGGTTTCTCATTGACCAATCCTTCAAACTTAGTTTTGATCTTTATTTATCGATAAATCGTTGCTTCTAAGTTTTCTTCTATTCATTTCGTGTTCaattttacacttttttttGGTTGAAAATGCCTTATCAACACATTGTGGTGGGTACATTCAATAATTTTTGTGTTGCCACCACTAGCCATATTAGTAGGAATTGTTCTGTTTTGGCTTGATTTTTTATTCCATGGTTCggtttttttttccaataactGAATTTCGTCAGGCGATTGCACTATCTACATAGTAGCGTCTAAATCTTCCCATCTCCGTAGATGAGTCAAAGGTGCTATATTGCTTTTCCTTTTTGATAGTGCCAACTGCCAACGTAATATTTTAGAGGAACATAACTAATTAACTATCgatagtttttcttttcattttgttttttggAATTAAAATTTCCTGtccttttgttttgttttgttttgcttATGAAGCTTGAAAAGAAGCTTTTGACGAAATACTTCATGGAGAATATTCCATATTTTGCTGATAAGGTACTCAACCTGGTTAATTGGCATTGATTTAAAACAAAAGGTGACCAGTAAATGCATCAAACAATGGTTAGAGAAAGGAGAGATCCATGTTATATAAAGTGAAGATAATAGTCTTAATATATTGGTATGAAACCTAATGGGTAGTTCTCCAAAtgtaaagtaaaaaaatttatgttCAAAGTGGACAACATCATACAATTATGGAGATATATTGTTAGCTTGAGAAAATGATGGGTTTAGCTCACACTCTTCCGCAACCAGTCACACACattcttatattttaaattatattttcattGTGGTCTAGATTAGGACAAGGATGCTTGGTGCGAATGTATATCCGTCTaaaatatatgtttaattatCTTCCTTTTGTGTCATTCACTTGATGTGCAAACTATTACCTTTCACTCTCTCAAAAGTCAAAAGAGTATCACTTGGGACATTATTTAACACATAGCGAACTGACGTGAATCCATCTATTATACTATTGTAGTACATAATTTTCCGTCGTGGTATTGGGATTGATCAAACACACGATCACTTTTACCGAACAAAAATAAATGCCATCATAATGCGAATATGGATGTTCTTTCTCAAAGTATCAGGGAGAGTACAGACATCCTTATCAGTCTCGTGAActtctttgttttctttaaagGCACTAGTTAGTTGCTTTATTTTTTCAGGTTACAGAGCCTTCTATTTCGAGTGTTAAGAAGCCGTTAAAGTCGattattttcaaaacaaattgaAACCAGTACAGAATCGGAGGTTGATGGCTTGTATGTTGAGCTGTTTCGCGTTGAGAACATGACACTTGGGTTTGAATTTTACCACTCTTAAATTTCTTCATGCATTACTAATGTTTGGGTTAATTTACCTAGAGAAGGCCCTTGCTTTCTGCCTCGCAACCCCAGAGATCGAGCATGGACATGCATTTTGTCTTGTTGATTCCTTGATTACTTGCTTTGATCATCTATTGTTTGTATTCTAGGATCTCTAAGCTGGTGGACAAGATTAACATCCAAGAACCCACATTTGATCGAATAATCGTTGTTTACaggttcttttttttcttgttctttttatttatttatttttcacaCATTAACGTGGTTGAAGTGCACCGGTGGAAATGATATTGACTTCTTACGAAGATATAATTGAATAGGCcagcaaaaacaaaaaaggaaatggAACGGGGTATCTTGGTAAGTATTTCAAGAATATACCAATAGCTGATCTTGAGATTGTGCTTGTAGGTTTTGTAATCCATCTAACCTCATTGTTATTTCGTCCCGTTTTTTTGGTATTCAAGTTAGCCAACGTGCGATCTTCGTCGTATGGAACTTCTGAACTTGGTTATTTATGGAAAAACTTCCAACTTTTGACAGCCCGAAAAGAAAAATCTAGGTTTAACTCCAATGGACTCGGTGCGTTCCTCGAGTCTGCTGCAATCTGACTGGTTGATTGTTTCTATCCAAAATTCTGCATGGACTTATGAACACAAATACACCTctcaacccccccccccccccgagtCTCCTTGGACAGGTTATTGTTATTGGCTCACCTAGCGTCcctaaaaaaagaagatatcaaagTCATTTTAGCTATCCTCTCTGCCGTCGCTGGTTACTGCGTGAAAACATATCTCTTGTAAAGTTACACGACCTCCTCTCTTCCCATTTCTACTTATAGATGTGACTAATGTTACTTATTCTCTAAACTCTAGCTTTATATTGGTTCAAAGAATTAGTAATGCATTTCCCATATACCATGAGCTAGTGCTAACTTATCACCGGTTTCCTATAGGTTTCAGGGCAATTTATCACCGGTTTCCTATAGGTTTCAGGGCAATTTAGTGTCATATAAGAGCATAAACACAAGCTGCGTTTATGACAAACAACTAGACAATGGAAGGGGCACTCTTCTTCACTTATGTGATGAAGTTTTTCAGCAAGAAGTAAGCAACACTCTCTTTCTATAGCCGCGAGATATCTATTTACTCATAGTCAAGTTTAATTAAAACGAAACGTATACTTTATTACTAGAACTTAGAAATAACTATTCAAGTAGCGGTATAAAAAACataacacaaaatttaaaaccttcaaattttttttgatattttattgcAGATACAACTATAGTACCAAATATAGATAGAGAATTGATTGTAGCATAGATTAGCTTCGTTTGCAGCTTCTAGTTAACTTTCAGGTAAAGGAGGTGATTATTTCCTTCTATATATTGATGAAACAGGAATAGGCGACTAAACAGGTGCTCACTCAACACCTTGTTCCTCTTTAGACTCGCGCTATGATGTGGTGGAACGAGTAGTTGCATTATATTTCATGACTCACAGAAGCGACCATGAATGAATAAAACGTTGCTAATTGATGTTTAACTTATTTTTGTGATTATGTAATTAGGAGCTTGAAATGCGGTGTGAGGATCTGGTTCAACTTTGACGTCGACAATGCAGTTCACAAGTTAGAGAAGTTGGGGATTGTTGTCTGGGTAGAACTTAACGAGTACAAGAGAATTTCTACTCGTGTTGTTCAATGTCTTCTTATGCCTTCTTTAACTTGGAAAAGAACCGAACACAGGATGCGAATGGGGCATACTCCTGTGTAGATTTGGGGAGTGCCAACAAGATCATAGGCATCACCACAGAGGAGATAGTTTCCAAAGCTAAAGAAGGCGATGCTACCACCACTTGATACCATAATTGTACAGAAACTGTATGTACTATTCTGCTTTTCCATTCTCACACAAGGAAATCAATATTCTAAGATTAGTTGATAACTTAAAATATCAATGCATAGCTTGTTTGTAAAAGTTGTGTTTTGAATCTATCAAACACAGCACGTGTATAACTCAATTACCAAATGCTTTCAACTTTCAAAAGGCAGTCTACTGTGAGAGTTTCAGAAGGTATGGATTTATTATCTATTGGTGCAAACAGTAAACTAAACGGGTTAGAGACAAGCTGAATGTTAGTTTAAGAACAACACTAactttagaaacaaaaaataaggTGAAACCCAGATTCAGTTAAGTGTTACTATTGTGGATGAGAAGAGTCAGAACTAGTTTGATGAAGTAGAATCTCCTTGAGAAGTTGAGATCTTGAGTGGTTGACAGTAATGAGACAAGTAGTTATCTTCTGCTCAAGAAGATCAAGGTAGTGTCCCAAATTCGGGTGGTTCTTTCCCAAGTGTATGAGCACTTCCTGAACTGTGTGCTCATCATTCCCCATGTTCAAACCCAGCCGAATGAAACGCTTATCATCCTCCACGGTGTTGTGCAAACGGCCGACGAGGCTATCAAGCGTGTCAAGGTCAGTCTTTAGAACATAGGTGTTCCTAGATGCAACTTTAAGCTGAGCTGCATAGGCCAGTTCTCTCCTGGCGAACTTCGGAGGAATGTAGGCCGTAATCGCAGCACCACCCCTGCAGCAGAGGACGGTGTTAGGGTCGGGGTTGGGAGAACGAACAAGGCGAATTCTGGAGCTGGACTTGCGAAGACGGCGCTCAAGTTGGCGATTGAGATCGCAGAAGTGGTCTCGAATTGGGTGGAAGGTCAGTGAGTCAGGGCGGGGAAAAGGGTTAGCGTCATCCTTGAATTTATGGAATTCTTGGACAACGAGTTCGCAATGAGTCTGAGACAGGGAGTCGATGGGAAGATCTTGGAGGAGGGTGTTAATTGGGGAATAGAGTCGACGGGCTTGAGCAACGATGCCACGAAGGGTGAGGCAGAGTCTAGTGGTTCTCTCACTGTAATCGAAGTAAGAAGAAATGAGATTTAAAAGGGAAGTGGATTTGGATCGGTGAAGGGCATTGAGGACGCGATCTCGATTGGGGCTAAGCACTTGGGTGAGCATCCCGGAGAGGTCTTGAAGTTGATCTTGCTCGTGATCGGCGGCGTCGGGGACCACAAGGTCCATGGAGCTGGTGATTCTTACCATCTCCTTGAAGGAGTTAGTTTGAAGAATAGCGGTGGAGTAGATGCGAGAGAGATTAATGGTGGTTGTGGATGTAACAGgcgaggaggaggaggaggaggcaTCCATGGGGGCTGTTCTTGATTGAGGCAAATTGACAAACAGTTAGAATTAGAAGGCAGAACAGAAAATTGGGGGTTGAAATTAAGTGCAGAAAGTAGAGATATTGGCAAACCTTGGTGCATCGTGGAGAATGTGGGAGATCCCGCAGGAAGGCACTCCAACATTTTTCTGCTCAGTACTATGAATTGCAATAGGAAGAGAAGAGGAGAAGGAGAATGAAATGGATTGTGGGAAATGGGGGTGAGTCGGGTGACGCCTTTACCCTCCTTATAAGGCTCTTTTTATCTACAATATGGTGTTGACCAATTCATTGGCATGCCATTGAATGTGGCCCAGTCGTCTTACAATTTGTTTGACCACAACACACTTAGCTTTCTAAGGTTCTTGCGGCGAAGCATAATTTCTCGGCAAGCAATTTGTTGTTTAATTcactttattctttttatttatggTTAGCCTACGTCATTTGGACTTGTGTGTTCATTTGATTTTGAAGTTTAAATTGGACATTTGCaggttttcttttctaattttaaaaatgggtttttttttttaaatataacaaatagatAAAATATAGTTATAACAATTATGAAAACAGAAAAGGAACACATGTTtgcaatggaaaatacaaaaaatatatcAGTCAACTTGCTATTAATCAACCACACTTGAGCGGGAGAAATCTTATTCTACGATTGTGTACTACAGtttaaataaatgttttactattaggtcatgatacacgattgtatagttctttttaacgatggaaaaaaaaggactttaaatttaaacgatcgtgttgtcCATGTTAAACGATCGGGTTGACCATGACaaatgatcatgttgatcaTGAAAGCCGAATGAAAACTGAttgtgttgattatggtaaacgatcatataattcaatataaatgatcgttaaaaatttcaaatcaaacaatcgtgttgaccatattaaacgatcgtattaGCTATAGTAAGTGATCCTCATGCCAACACGAATCGTGTAGTTCGTTTGACTTTAAacttaaacgatcgtgttaactatGGTATTTGATCATGTTGACAAAGGTAAATAATTGTGTTAACTATGgcaagtgatcgtttagatcctACCAATACGATcttataatttgttttaaacGATGAAAAAGACTTCacatttaaacaatcgtgttgaccatgtaaatgatcatattgacaatggtaaacaatcgtttagattaggtcaaaatgatatttaaatgatcttaaCAATCTCGAATATGAGGAAAATGAAATAGCTCCATAGAATCTTGATGAGGATGGTAAAGATGaaatagaagaataaatcgtttaaaaaaagaataaagaaaaactgtGAGAGGGGATGAAGAAATCTGTAAGAGAATATGAATAACTTGCAAGGacgaagaagagaaagaagggCTGAATCGTTTCAAATATTCAAGAgcaaatttgaaaattatgaaaatattttacgaCTTGatgagtttttattttttgttaccTAAGCAGtaaatatttttgggtttttttgtaaattaacttttaaaaattttctttttccttcggttctaaagaagaaaagatattgtaaatgataaaattgttaaaaatatttgtaagta
Encoded proteins:
- the LOC103491707 gene encoding UPF0496 protein At3g19330 isoform X2, whose amino-acid sequence is MDASSSSSSPVTSTTTINLSRIYSTAILQTNSFKEMVRITSSMDLVVPDAADHEQDQLQDLSGMLTQVLSPNRDRVLNALHRSKSTSLLNLISSYFDYSERTTRLCLTLRGIVAQARRLYSPINTLLQDLPIDSLSQTHCELVVQEFHKFKDDANPFPRPDSLTFHPIRDHFCDLNRQLERRLRKSSSRIRLVRSPNPDPNTVLCCRGGAAITAYIPPKFARRELAYAAQLKVASRNTYVLKTDLDTLDSLVGRLHNTVEDDKRFIRLGLNMGNDEHTVQEVLIHLGKNHPNLGHYLDLLEQKITTCLITVNHSRSQLLKEILLHQTSSDSSHPQ
- the LOC103491707 gene encoding UPF0496 protein At3g19330 isoform X1; translated protein: MLECLPAGSPTFSTMHQAPMDASSSSSSPVTSTTTINLSRIYSTAILQTNSFKEMVRITSSMDLVVPDAADHEQDQLQDLSGMLTQVLSPNRDRVLNALHRSKSTSLLNLISSYFDYSERTTRLCLTLRGIVAQARRLYSPINTLLQDLPIDSLSQTHCELVVQEFHKFKDDANPFPRPDSLTFHPIRDHFCDLNRQLERRLRKSSSRIRLVRSPNPDPNTVLCCRGGAAITAYIPPKFARRELAYAAQLKVASRNTYVLKTDLDTLDSLVGRLHNTVEDDKRFIRLGLNMGNDEHTVQEVLIHLGKNHPNLGHYLDLLEQKITTCLITVNHSRSQLLKEILLHQTSSDSSHPQ